A region of Vicia villosa cultivar HV-30 ecotype Madison, WI unplaced genomic scaffold, Vvil1.0 ctg.000910F_1_1, whole genome shotgun sequence DNA encodes the following proteins:
- the LOC131632109 gene encoding tRNA(His) guanylyltransferase 2-like isoform X2, whose product MANSKYEYVKGFELEDEVMFPSFILVSINACKLPKPYDVNVLNLMNSCAVAMLEEFADVVLAYGFSDEYTFVFKKSTKFYERRASKVLSIISSYFASVFVRKWHGFFPQKELHSPPSFHGKVVPCASIDALQAYLLWRQNICHLKNQYDQCFWRLVERGMNEKEAQEFIDGAKKRDLNDILFDEFKVNYNTLDPIFRQGSCILKTMVGAVVKYTETGAPVKRQRREIITVHSKKIASPRFWNEHSILLKELGVFVEEINNVKPEYVRSFEFDSKLMPSIWVVVRIDGCHFHRFSEIHEFAKPNDDRALNLMNSCAVAVLEEFRQDIVFAYGVSDEYSFILKNSTDLYERRASKIVSAIVSFFTSTYVMRWKDFFPQSELNYPPSFDARAVCYPSAEILRDYLSWRQVDCHINNQYNTCFWKLVASGKSKKEAQRSLKGAQLQKKIEELSIDYNKLPVMFRQGSSVFWDRVDNVLIHQENGESSEKYGKVIVKHIDIIGSAFWLEHPGILYGKV is encoded by the exons ATGGCAAACAGCAAATATGAGTATGTCAAGGGTTTTGAACTTGAGGATGAGGTGATGTTTCCGAGTTTCATCCTTGTTTCGATCAATGCTTGTAAACTTCCCAAGCCTTATGATGTAAATGTCTTGAATTTGATGAACTCTTGTGCTGTTGCGATGCTCGAAGAGTTTGCAGATGTAGTCCTTGCATACGGGTTTAGTGATGAGTATACCTTTGTTTTCAAGAAAAGCACCAAGTTCTATGAAAGGcgagctagcaaagtattatccattatttcttcttattttgcatctgtctttgtgagAAAATGGCATGGATTCTTTCCGCAGAAGGAACTGCATTCTCCTCCTTCCTTCCATGGGAAAGTTGTACCTTGTGCATCCATAGATGCCCTTCAAGCTTATCTTTTGTGGAGGCAAAATATATGTCATTTGAAAAATCAATATGATCAGTGCTTTTGGCGACTTGTTGAGCGCGGGATGAATGAGAAGGAAGCACAAGAGTTCATCGATGGAGCCAAGAAACGTGActtaaatgatattttatttgacGAGTTCAAAGTCAATTACAATACACTGGATCCAATATTTCGACAAGGTTCCTGTATTTTAAAGACAATGGTAGGGGCTGTGGTGAAGTACACAGAAACAGGTGCTCCAGTTAAAAGACAAAGGAGAGAGATAATCACAGTGCATTCCAAGAAAATAGCAAGCCCACGATTTTGGAATGAGCATTCTATTCTTTTGAAGGAGCTTGGTGTTTTTGTAGAGGAGATTAACAATGTGAAACCAGAGTATGTGaggtcctttgaatttgatagcaAGTTGATGCCATCTATATGGGTTGTAGTGCGGATAGATGGATGCCACTTCCACAGATTTTCCGAGATACATGAATTTGCAAAGCCAAATGATGATCGAGCTCTTAACTTGATGAATTCATGTGCAGTGGCTGTCTTAGAGGAATTTAGGCAGGATATAGTATTTGCTTATGGGGTTAGTGATGAGTACAGTTTCATTCTTAAGAACTCCACTGATCTTTATGAAAGGAGAGCTAGTAAAATCGTATCAGCCATTGTGTCTTTCTTCACATCCACTTACGTGATGAGATGGAAAGATTTCTTCCCTCAAAGTGAGTTAAACTACCCTCCTTCTTTTGATGCGCGAGCAGTGTGCTATCCATCTGCTGAGATATTACGGGACTATCTTTCGTGGAGGCAAGTGGATTGCCACATAAACAATCAATATAACACTTGTTTCTGGAAGCTTGTTGCATCTGGTAAAAGCAAAAAGGAAGCTCAACGTAGTTTAAAGGGTGCTCAACTGCAAAAGAAAATCGAGGAATTGTCTATCGATTACAATAAATTGCCAGTGATGTTCCGACAAGGATCCTCAGTTTTTTGGGATAGGGTAGACAATGTTCTCATCCATCAGGAGAATGGAGAGTCTTCTGAAAAGTATGGAAAGGTCATTGTAAAACATATTGACATCATAGGATCAGCCTTTTGGCTAGAACACCCTGGTATCCTTTATGGAAAG GTCTGA
- the LOC131632109 gene encoding tRNA(His) guanylyltransferase 2-like isoform X1, whose translation MANSKYEYVKGFELEDEVMFPSFILVSINACKLPKPYDVNVLNLMNSCAVAMLEEFADVVLAYGFSDEYTFVFKKSTKFYERRASKVLSIISSYFASVFVRKWHGFFPQKELHSPPSFHGKVVPCASIDALQAYLLWRQNICHLKNQYDQCFWRLVERGMNEKEAQEFIDGAKKRDLNDILFDEFKVNYNTLDPIFRQGSCILKTMVGAVVKYTETGAPVKRQRREIITVHSKKIASPRFWNEHSILLKELGVFVEEINNVKPEYVRSFEFDSKLMPSIWVVVRIDGCHFHRFSEIHEFAKPNDDRALNLMNSCAVAVLEEFRQDIVFAYGVSDEYSFILKNSTDLYERRASKIVSAIVSFFTSTYVMRWKDFFPQSELNYPPSFDARAVCYPSAEILRDYLSWRQVDCHINNQYNTCFWKLVASGKSKKEAQRSLKGAQLQKKIEELSIDYNKLPVMFRQGSSVFWDRVDNVLIHQENGESSEKYGKVIVKHIDIIGSAFWLEHPGILYGKHYNLGKATILQV comes from the exons ATGGCAAACAGCAAATATGAGTATGTCAAGGGTTTTGAACTTGAGGATGAGGTGATGTTTCCGAGTTTCATCCTTGTTTCGATCAATGCTTGTAAACTTCCCAAGCCTTATGATGTAAATGTCTTGAATTTGATGAACTCTTGTGCTGTTGCGATGCTCGAAGAGTTTGCAGATGTAGTCCTTGCATACGGGTTTAGTGATGAGTATACCTTTGTTTTCAAGAAAAGCACCAAGTTCTATGAAAGGcgagctagcaaagtattatccattatttcttcttattttgcatctgtctttgtgagAAAATGGCATGGATTCTTTCCGCAGAAGGAACTGCATTCTCCTCCTTCCTTCCATGGGAAAGTTGTACCTTGTGCATCCATAGATGCCCTTCAAGCTTATCTTTTGTGGAGGCAAAATATATGTCATTTGAAAAATCAATATGATCAGTGCTTTTGGCGACTTGTTGAGCGCGGGATGAATGAGAAGGAAGCACAAGAGTTCATCGATGGAGCCAAGAAACGTGActtaaatgatattttatttgacGAGTTCAAAGTCAATTACAATACACTGGATCCAATATTTCGACAAGGTTCCTGTATTTTAAAGACAATGGTAGGGGCTGTGGTGAAGTACACAGAAACAGGTGCTCCAGTTAAAAGACAAAGGAGAGAGATAATCACAGTGCATTCCAAGAAAATAGCAAGCCCACGATTTTGGAATGAGCATTCTATTCTTTTGAAGGAGCTTGGTGTTTTTGTAGAGGAGATTAACAATGTGAAACCAGAGTATGTGaggtcctttgaatttgatagcaAGTTGATGCCATCTATATGGGTTGTAGTGCGGATAGATGGATGCCACTTCCACAGATTTTCCGAGATACATGAATTTGCAAAGCCAAATGATGATCGAGCTCTTAACTTGATGAATTCATGTGCAGTGGCTGTCTTAGAGGAATTTAGGCAGGATATAGTATTTGCTTATGGGGTTAGTGATGAGTACAGTTTCATTCTTAAGAACTCCACTGATCTTTATGAAAGGAGAGCTAGTAAAATCGTATCAGCCATTGTGTCTTTCTTCACATCCACTTACGTGATGAGATGGAAAGATTTCTTCCCTCAAAGTGAGTTAAACTACCCTCCTTCTTTTGATGCGCGAGCAGTGTGCTATCCATCTGCTGAGATATTACGGGACTATCTTTCGTGGAGGCAAGTGGATTGCCACATAAACAATCAATATAACACTTGTTTCTGGAAGCTTGTTGCATCTGGTAAAAGCAAAAAGGAAGCTCAACGTAGTTTAAAGGGTGCTCAACTGCAAAAGAAAATCGAGGAATTGTCTATCGATTACAATAAATTGCCAGTGATGTTCCGACAAGGATCCTCAGTTTTTTGGGATAGGGTAGACAATGTTCTCATCCATCAGGAGAATGGAGAGTCTTCTGAAAAGTATGGAAAGGTCATTGTAAAACATATTGACATCATAGGATCAGCCTTTTGGCTAGAACACCCTGGTATCCTTTATGGAAAG CATTATAACCTTGGCAAAGCAACCATACTCCAGGTCTGA